In Deltaproteobacteria bacterium, the DNA window GATCAGCGCCGGGTACGGCGACGTGCAGGTGCTGTTCTCGCTTTCGCTGAGCGTGAACGAGAAAGAGATCGTCACGCTGCTGGGCAGCAACGGCGCGGGGAAGACGACCACGCTGCGCTGCATCTGCGGCGTGGTGCCCCCGCGCAACGGGGAGGTGCTGTTCAAGGGTGAGTCGCTGGTCCGTGCTCCCGCCGCGGAGCGCGCCGGAATGGGAATTGCGCTGGTGCCCGAAGGGCGCGAGCTGTGGCCGCAGCTCACCGTGCGCGAGAACCTGGAGCTCGGCGCCTATCATGGGCGCGCCCGGGCGCGCTCGAAGCAGAACCTCGATCGCGTGAACACCCTCTTTCCCCGACTCCTCGAGCGCAAGTCGCAGGTCGCCGGCAGCCTCTCCGGCGGCGAGCAGCAGATGTGCGCCATCGCCCGCGCGCTGATGTCGGAGCCGTCGCTGCTCCTGCTCGACGAGCCCTCGCTCGGGCTCGCGCCCATCGTCGTGGATCAGATGTTCGACGTCATCCGGCAGCTGCACGCGTCGGGAATGACC includes these proteins:
- a CDS encoding ABC transporter ATP-binding protein, producing MLEVRGISAGYGDVQVLFSLSLSVNEKEIVTLLGSNGAGKTTTLRCICGVVPPRNGEVLFKGESLVRAPAAERAGMGIALVPEGRELWPQLTVRENLELGAYHGRARARSKQNLDRVNTLFPRLLERKSQVAGSLSGGEQQMCAIARALMSEPSLLLLDEPSLGLAPIVVDQMFDVIRQLHASGMTILLVEQNLAAALEIATRGYVIETGQVKLQGSAEELRSDPKIRSAYLGL